DNA sequence from the Ramlibacter agri genome:
TCTGGTAACGCGTGGCGGCCCCCTGCGTGGGAGGCTGGATTTCGGCGAGCGCGTTGTCCGTCGTTCGTTCGTCCACGGGGTTGTTCTAGGTTTTGGTACGACCTTAGGGATTTTTCCTAAAGATGCTGTCACCAACCTGACAAAGACCGGGATTAGGACTTCGCGTGGAGCAATTCGAGGAATCTTGCCGCCGGCGCGCTGAGCGGCCGGTCGCGCGGCACCAGGCTGCCGTAGGCGTCCAGGCTGTTCCGGAACTTGTAGCGCAGCACGCTCAGCATGCCGTGCTGCGCGTGCTGGGCCGCCACGGCCTGCGGAATGACGCCCAGCATGGGCGAGCTGCGCACCAGGTTGATGGTGGTCAGGATGGAGCCGGTCTCCACCAGCCCGCGCGGCAGCTCTGCGTCGTGGTGCCGGAACTCGTGCTCGATGAGGTCGCGCATCGGGCTGCCTTGCGGCTGCAGGATCCACGGGTAATCGAGCAGGGCGCCGAACTCCAGGCTGCGGCGCCTGGCCAGCGGATGCTCGTTGCCGGCGATGACGGCCAGCTCCTCGTCCTCGATAGGCTGGAAGCTGCAAGCCACGCCGGGCACGGCCGCCTTGCGCCCGATCACCATTTCCAGCACGCCTTCGCGCAACTGCGCGAGCAGGCGGTCGCTGGTGTCCACCGCGACCTCCAGCGCCAGTAGCGGGAATTCCGCCTTCAGCTGCAGCAGCGCGCGGGTCAGGCGGCCCGGCGAGGCGGCCATGATGCTGCCTACCGCCAGCCGGCCGCCGCCGCCCTGGTGCAGCACCTCCAGCTCCTGCGCCAGCGCCTCCATGCTGCCGCGGATGCTGCGGAAGAAGCCGGTGACGCGCTCGCCGGCGGCATTGCGCTGCAGGCCGCGGCCGACGCGGTCGAACAGCTTCTGGCCCAGTGCCTGTTCCAGCTCGCCCAGCATCTTGGTCGCGGCCGGCTGCGTGAGGCCCAGGCGCTCCGCGGCGCTGCTCAAGGTGCCCAGTTCGTCGATCGCCAGCAACAGCGCCACCTGGCGCATGCGCAGGCGGTTCATCAGCTGGGGCGTGCTTTGCTGGCGGTCGATGGAGCCCACTGATCCATATCTCCGGGTTATGTTTCGATGAAGATCTTTCAGTTTACGGGATGGGTCGGGCCTCCTACGATCGCCTTGCATTCCGAAGTACCCCAGGAGACAAGACCGATGAAAAGACGCCTGATGCTGGCCGCTGCCGCCGTCCTCTTCGCCGCCGCCGCCCACGCCCAGGGCAGCGACTGGCCCAACCGCTCGATCCGCATGCTGGTGGGCAGCGCGCCTGGCGGCGGCACCGACGCCTTCGCCCGCGCCGTGGCCGACAAGCTGGGCCCGGCCTTCAAGGTGCCGGTGATCGTGGACAACCGCCCCGGCGCCTCCAACACGCTGGCGGCCGACCTGACGGCCAAGTCCAGCGACGGCTACACGATGGTGATGGGCGTGTCGACCGCGCATGCGATCGCGCCGCATCTGCTCAAGCTTTCGTATGACAACGACAAGGACCTGGTGCCGGTGGCTTTCGTCGGCTCCGTGCCCAACGTGCTGGTGGTGAGCAACGCGCTGGGCGTGAACAGCGTCGCCGAACTGGTGGCCATGGCCAGGAAAGAGCCGGGCAAGCTGAACTTCGCCTCCAGCGGCTCCGGCAGCACGCAGCACATCGCCGCCGAACTGTTCAAGGAAGCGACCGGCACCGAGATCACGCACATTCCGTACAAGGGCAGCGGCCCGGCGCTGCTGGACCTGGTCTCGGGCCACGTGCAAATGAGCTTCGACACGCTGGCCTCCGTGCTGCCGCAGATCCAGGCCGGCAAGGTCAAGGCGCTGGCGGTGGCGAGCGCGCAGCGCAACCCCAAGCTGCCCAACGTGCCGACCCTGGCCGAAGCCGGCGTGAAGGGCGTGGAGATGGGCGCCTGGTACGGCATCTACATGCCGGCCAACACGCCCAAGGCAGTGCAGGCCCGCGTGCATGACGAAGTGAACAAGGCCATCGCGCAGGCGGACACGAAGGCGCGGCTGGAGGCGATCGGCGCCGAAGTGACGCCCATGTCGCAGGCCCAGTTCGCCGCCTTCCACAACGCCGAG
Encoded proteins:
- a CDS encoding LysR substrate-binding domain-containing protein, with the protein product MGSIDRQQSTPQLMNRLRMRQVALLLAIDELGTLSSAAERLGLTQPAATKMLGELEQALGQKLFDRVGRGLQRNAAGERVTGFFRSIRGSMEALAQELEVLHQGGGGRLAVGSIMAASPGRLTRALLQLKAEFPLLALEVAVDTSDRLLAQLREGVLEMVIGRKAAVPGVACSFQPIEDEELAVIAGNEHPLARRRSLEFGALLDYPWILQPQGSPMRDLIEHEFRHHDAELPRGLVETGSILTTINLVRSSPMLGVIPQAVAAQHAQHGMLSVLRYKFRNSLDAYGSLVPRDRPLSAPAARFLELLHAKS
- a CDS encoding Bug family tripartite tricarboxylate transporter substrate binding protein, which produces MKRRLMLAAAAVLFAAAAHAQGSDWPNRSIRMLVGSAPGGGTDAFARAVADKLGPAFKVPVIVDNRPGASNTLAADLTAKSSDGYTMVMGVSTAHAIAPHLLKLSYDNDKDLVPVAFVGSVPNVLVVSNALGVNSVAELVAMARKEPGKLNFASSGSGSTQHIAAELFKEATGTEITHIPYKGSGPALLDLVSGHVQMSFDTLASVLPQIQAGKVKALAVASAQRNPKLPNVPTLAEAGVKGVEMGAWYGIYMPANTPKAVQARVHDEVNKAIAQADTKARLEAIGAEVTPMSQAQFAAFHNAENKRYAELVQRRGIKLE